The DNA region CCTAGAATAGTTATTTTTCTTTTCATGAAAAACTCCTCCTATATTTTTTTATTTTAAATTCAACTAAAAATCCCCCAGCATACATCTATATTTTATCATATTTTCCAAAAAAAACAAATATCTCTATACTTTTGGTCATAATTTGCATTTCTTGTGCTTTTCCGAGATTTTAATCACATCAATTATAAATATACAACATAAAATATTCAATTAATAATTGACACCTCTATATAGATATGATATATTTTAGTTATAAAATATACAACTTGATAGACATCGTCTAAATTGTTTAGGAGGTTTTGATTATGAAATATGCTGAAGAAGGAATGCAGTATCATATAGGTTTAAGAAAGGGTGATGTTGGAAAATATGTAATTCTACCTGGTGACCCTAAACGTTGTGAAAAAATAGCAAAACATTTTGACAATGCTAAACTTATTGCTGATAGTAGAGAGTATGTTACTTATACTGGATATCTAGATGGAGTTAAAGTTAGTGTTACTTCTACTGGAATTGGAGGACCTTCTGCTTCTATAGCTCTAGAAGAACTTGTAAGAGTTGGAGCAGATACATTCTTAAGAGTTGGTACTTGTGGTGGAATGCAGCCTGAAATTATGGGTGGAGATCTAGTTATAGCTACTGGAGCCATTCGTATGGAGGGAACTAGCAAGGAGTATGCACCTATAGAGTTTCCTGCTGTTGCAAATTTAGATATCACTAACGCTTTAGTTCAAGCAGCTAAAGAATTAAAGAAAAAGTACCATGTAGGTATTGTTCAATGTAAGGATGCTTTTTATGGACAACATGAGCCTGAAACAAAACCTGTTGATTATGAATTAATAAATAAATGGAATGCTTGGGTACGTTTAGGATGCAAAGCATCAGAAATGGAATCTGCTGCTCTATTTGTTGTAGGTGATTATTTAAAAGTACGTGTTGGTTCATCTTTTTTAGTTGTAGCAAATCAAGAAAGAGAAAAATTAGGTCTTGAAAATCCTGTTATCCACGATACTGAATCAGCTATTGAGATCACTGTACAAGCAATTCGTAATCTAATTAAACAAGATAAAGAAGCTGGTATTTTATAATAATTTATATTAAACGGAGGATCAATGAAAGGTACTATAATTTTAATTGGTATAGTTGTATTATTTGGACTACTGTATCTTATCTCATCACATAAGAAGGAGATTAAATTTTCAATAGTTATTAAGGGAATTTTAGCTCAATTTATTATAGCTCTACTTCTAGTTAAATTCCCTTTTGGTAGAACTGTCGTTTCTAAAGTTTCAGATGTTGTTACTCAAATACTTAGTTATGGGTTCAATGGATTATCTTTTGTATTTGGTAGTTTAGCTGACCCTAGTCAACCTACTGGTTTTATATTCATAATCGGTGCTCTTGGGAACATCATATTTCTTTCAGCATTTGTAGCTGCTCTTTTCTACTTAGGTATATTAGGAACTATTGTTAAAGTTATCGGTAAAGTAGTTGGTAAAATATTAGGGACTACACAAGTTGAAAGTTTCGTAGCTGTTGCTAATATGTTCTTAGGACAAACTGAAAGTCCTATACTTGTTAGTAAGTACTTAGGAAATATGACTCAAAGTGAGATAATGGTAGTATTAGTTTCAGGAATGGGAAGTATGTCTGCTACAATTATTGGAGGATATACTGCTCTAGGAATTCCAATGGAATATCTACTTACAGCTTCTGCCTTAGTTCCATTTGGAAGTATAGCTATATCAAAAGTTTTATTACCAGAAGTTGAGCATGCTAAAGTTGTTGAAAATGTAAGTATGGATAGAAAAGGACATCACGAAAATATCATATCTGCTGTTACTGAAGGAGCTGTGAATGGTATTCAAGCTGTTATTGCAATAGCTGCATCACTTGTAGCTTTCATATCTATCGTTTCTCTAATAAATGGTATTTTAGGTACTTTTGGAATGAGTCTTGAAAGAATCTTTTCATATATATTCTCTCCATTTGGATTTTTTATGGGATTAGATGGTGAAAATATATTCTATGCTGGAGAGTTACTAGGATTCAAATTAGTATTAAATGAGTTCGTAGCCTTCCAAAACTTAGGACAACATATAGCCTCTTTAGATTATAGAACTGGTCTTATGTTAAGTATTGCAATGGCTGGATTTGCTAACTTCTCTAGTATGGGAATCTGTATCTCTGGTATCTCAATACTTTGTCCTGAAAAAAGACCTGTACTTGCTAGACTTGCTTTCAAAGCTATGATAGGTGGTTTTGCTGTAAGTATTTTAAGTGCAATGGTTGTAGGATTTATTACAATTATTTAAAAATATGTTATAATATATTGAGGTTGATTTTCAACCTCAATTTCTGTACTTGAAGGAGGTTATTATGCAAAAAATATTTGAAGATTATAAAGATATTTTAGATAAAGCTTTTGAAGTTATGGAAAAAGCTTATGCACCATACTCTAAATATCACGTTGGAGCATGTATAAAAACTACTGATGGAAAGTATCATGTTGGGGCTAATATAGAAAATGCTTCCTATGGACTTACTAACTGTGCTGAGAGAAGTGCTTTATTTCATGTATATTCTTTAGGATATAGAGAAGATGATATTGAATCTATGGCTGTTGTAACTAGAGGAAATACCCTTGGAAGCCCTTGTGGAGCTTGTAGACAAGTTATGGTAGAACTTTTAAAAAATGATACTCCGGTAGTAATTGCTAATACTAGCTCTCAAGCTATAATTACAAATATAGCTGAACTTTTACCTTTTTCTTTTACAAGTGAAGATTTAAAATAATAGGAGGAAAATAATATGACACCACACAATAATGCTAAAATAGGAGAGATTGCTAAAAACGTTTTAATGCCTGGTGACCCTTTAAGAGCTAAATTTATAGCTGAAACATTTTTAGATAATATAAAGTTAGTTAACTCTGTAAGAAATATGCTTGCTTATACAGGAACTTACAAAGGAAAAGAGATTACAGTAATGGCTTCTGGAATGGGAATGCCATCAATCGGAATCTACTCTTATGAGCTGTTCAATGTATATGGAGTTGAAAATATTGTTCGTGTTGGATCTTCTGGATCTTATGTAGATAAATTAGATGTTTATGATGTTGTTCTTGCTGATTCAGCATGGAGTGAATCAACATTTGCACGTACTCAAAATGGTTATGAAAGCGACACTGTATACCCTGATAAAGAGTTAAATGAAAAAATTATAGCTACTGCAAAAAGATTAGGAATCCCTTTACATGTAGAAAAAATTCACTCAAGTGATGTATTCTATGCTGAGTCAAATGTTGATGGATATAAAGAACATTTTGCTAAACATGGTTGTACTTGTGTAGAGATGGAAAGCTTCGCATTATTCCATAATGCAAAAGTTTTAGGTAAAAAAGCAGCTTGTCTTTTAACTATATCTGACTCTTTTACTTCACATAAAGTTACTACTCCAGAAGAGAGACAAACAGCCTTTACTAAAATGATGGAGATAGCTTTAGAAACTTTCGTTGACTAATAAGGAGAAATTCTATGAAAAGATATAAAAGAGTTTTCACAATAGTACTTGATTCTTTAGGGATTGGAGCTATGAAAGATTCTGAAAAATTTGGAGATGTTGGGGTTGATACTCTTGGAAACATAGCAAAGTCTGTTTCTGCTCTTCATATTCCAAACCTTCAGAAATTAGGACTTGCTAATTTACATCCAATTGATAATGTAGATTCTATATCTAATCCTTTAGGATATTTTGCTGCTCTAAATGAAACTAGTGTTGGAAAAGATACTATGACAGGACACTGGGAGATGATGGGATTAAATATCCAAACTCCTTTTAAAACTTTTACAGATACAGGATTTCCAAAAGAATTAATTGATGAATTGGAAAAAAGATGTGGTCGTAAAGTAGTTGGAAATAAATCAGCTAGTGGAACTGAAATTCTAGATGAGTATGGAGAACATGAAATAGCTACTGGTGATATGATAGTCTATACTAGTGCTGATTCTGTTTTACAAATTTGTGGACACGAAAAATATATGGGACTTGATAACCTTTATAAATATTGTGAAATAGCTAGAGAACTTACTATGAAAGATGAATGGAAAGTGGGAAGAATCATAGCTAGACCATATGTTGGAGAGAAAAAAGGTGAATTTAAAAGAACTAGTAACAGGCACGACTATGCTCTTAAACCTTTTGGTAAAACAGCTCTTGATTCTTTAAAAGAAGCTGGTTTCTCTGTAATCTCAGTAGGAAAAATTAATGATATATTTGATGGTGAGGGTATCACTGAAACTCATAAGTCTAAAAGTTCTGTACATGGAATGGAACAAACTATTGAGTTAGCTGAAAAAGATTTTACAGGTCTTTGTTTTGTAAACTTAGTAGATTTTGATGCCTTATGGGGACATAGAAGAAATCCACAAGGTTATGCTGAGGAATTGGAAAAATTTGATAAAAATCTAGGAGTTCTTCTTTCTAAATTAAAAGATGACGACCTTTTAATCCTAACAGCTGATCACGGAAATGACCCTACTTACATTGGAACTGACCATACTAGAGAGAAAGTTCCATTCATAGCTTACTCTCCATCTTTTAATAAAAATGGAAATCTTGGAGAATTCGATACTTTTGCAGTAATTGGAGCTACAATAGTGGATAACTTCGAATTAAATATGCCAACAAATACTATTGGGTACTCAATATTAGACAAATTAAATTAAGAAAGGATATAGTTATGGATAGAAAAAAAATATTAAATGCTGTTGATCATACACTACTAACTCAAAGTGCTACTTGGGAAGATATTAAGCAAATTCTTGATGATGGAATTAAATATGAAGTGGCTTCTGCTTGTATTCCTGCTTCATATGTAAAAAAAGCTAAAGAATATGTAGATGGTAAATTAGCTATTTGTACAGTAATTGGATTCCCTAATGGGTACTCTACAACTGCTGTAAAAGTTTTTGAAACAGAGGATGCTATAAAAAATGGTGCTGATGAAATAGATATGGTTATCAATATTGGAGATGTAAAAAATAGAGATTACCAATCTATACTAAACGAGATAAAAACTATTCACAAAGCTTGTAATGGTAAGATATTGAAAGTAATTATTGAAACTTGTCTTTTAACTGAAGAGGAAAAAATTAAAATGTGTGAAATAGTTACTCAATCTGGTGCTGAATATATTAAAACTTCTACTGGATTTTCAACTGGTGGAGCTACTTTTGATGATATAGCATTAATGAAAAAATATGTTGGAAAAGATGTAAAAATAAAAGCTGCTGGAGGAATATCATCTTTAGAAGATGCAGCTAAATTTATGGAACTGGGTGCTGATAGATTAGGAACTAGTAGAATAGTTAAAATTATAAAAGGTGAAAACGCTGAAAATATGTACTAATTCTTAACTTAGTTTCATTATTAAAATAATTATACAATAATAAAGAGAGACTCTAAAATTAATTATTGTCTCTCTTTTATTATTATTGTAATTATTCTATAGTTATACTTTCTCTAATTCAACTGTTAACTTTAACCTTTTTAACCCACTTTTAAGAGCTTTTATTTTTACTTTGCTAATCTTCATATCTGAAAGCTCTTCATCAGGAACATCTTGAAGTTTTGATATTCCATTATATTTTCCTATTAATTTTTCAATATCCTTTTTAGTAAGTTTACTTATTCTTCCTAAAAGTCTATATCCTTTTGGACTAACTTCATTATCTAATAAACTATAACTTTTCCCATAGCCAAGAGCATGTGAAAAATTTTCCAATTGAAGTAACTCTTCATCATCTAAACTTTTCATTCTTTCTCTTACTTCTTTATAATCTATTCCATCTTCTATATAGTCTCTTATTAAATCATACTCATCTTCTTCTATATCTTGATTTAAATCTTGAAATTGAAGATTCAATAATCTTCCCTCTACTCCTAATTCAACTACACAACTATTTACTTCATCTCCAATTCTTCTAAGCATTTCAAATCTTTGAAGTGCTGTAGCTACATCATATAGTGTCACTGTATTTTCTAGTTCCAAAATTGTTAAATTTGCCAATGCTCTATCTAATACAGATTTATATCTCTCCATTGTTTTTATAGCTTGAGAAGCTTCATTTCCTATTGAACCTATATCTTTTAATCTATATCTTATATTTTCCTTATACAAAGTGATAACATTTCTTCTCTCAGAAACTGCTATTACTAATTTCTCTGTTTGTTGTCCTGTTCTTTGAGCTGTTCTATGTCTTGTTCCACTCTCTGTAGATGTATATTTTCTATCTGGTTGTAAATGTACATTTGCATACATTATTTTTTTACATTCATCATCTAGAATAATAGCCCCATCCATCTTAGCTAATTCATACACTCTTTCTGGTGTAAAATCACATGCTAAATAAAATCCCCCATCTGATATTTTTTCTACATTTTCATCATAACCAACTACTATCAAAGCTCCCAGACCAGCTTCAAGTATATTATTCAATCCCTCTCTTAAAGCAGTACCTGGTATTACAAATGACAGCATCTCCTCTAGTTTTTTACTGTCCATCCTTATTCATCCTCTCCAAAAGTTCTTCTAAATTTTTTAAATATATTAATTTTAAATTATAATTATTTTTTTCTATCTCTTTTCTATTAGCCTCTGGAATATAAACACCCTTAAACCCTAATTTCTCTAACTCTCTAAGCCTTTTATCAATAAAAAATACTTTTCTAATCTCTCCTCTTAGTCCCAATTCTCCAATAGCTGCAATTTTTTGACTAATTTCAACTCCTTTATAAATTGATAACATTGAAATAAGTACTGCTAAATCAGCTGCTGGGTCCTCTATATTAAGACCTCCTGGAATATTTACAAAAATATCCTTCATAGCTAAACTCATATACATCTTCTTTTCAGCAATTGCCGTAAGAATTTGAATTCTGTTTCTATCAAATCCCTGTACAATTCTTTTAGGAATACCTATTGTTACATCAGTAAGAAGAGTTTGTATCTCTAGCAAAAAAACTTTTGTTCCTTCTAAAACAGGAACAACCATGCTCCCTATATTTTTTTCTTCTCTTTCACTTAAAAAATATTCTGAAGAGTTTTTAATCTCTTTCATTCCATCCTCTTCCATACTAAATACTGCTAATTCATTAGTTGAACCAAATCTATTTTTAGTACTTCTTAAAATTCTGTAAAAGAGTCCCTCTTCTCCTTCAAAGTTAAATACAGCATCTACCATATGTTCTAGTAATTTTGGTCCTGCCACTTTTCCATCTTTTGTTATATGTCCAACTATAAAAAATGATATTCCATATTTTTTAGCTAATTCTATAATTTTTAATGTACACTCTCTTATTTGAGTCGGAGTTCCTGGTATTGAATCCACAATAGAATTATACAATGTTTGTATAGAATCTACAATAACAACTTTTGGCTTTTTTGATATTAAATATTCATAAATTTTTGAGATATCTGTTTCCGACATTAAAAAAAGATTTTTACTCTTTATCTTTAATCTTTCTCCTCTGTTTTTAACTTGAGCTGGAGATTCCTCTCCTGATATATAGATTACATCTCCATATGCAGTATACTCATTTGCTACTTGTAACAGTAAAGTTGATTTCCCTATTCCAGGATTACCAGTTATTAGTACCACTTCTCCACACAGTAATCCTCCACCTAATACTCTATCAAACTCTCCTATTCTAGTCTTATATCTATCACTCTCTTCTGTTATTACCTCATCAAAAGAAAATACTTTTTCTGAAGTCTCTCTTATAGAAGTAACTGATGATACTATAGGAGCTCCCACTGAAGAAGATACTTCTAACTCCTCTTCAAAACTTCCCCAACTACCACATTGTGGACACTTTCCAGCCCATTTACTAGCCTTATATCCACATTCACTACATACATAAAAGCTCTTCGTTTTTGCCATCTACAACCTATCCTTTTAGACTCTCTGCCTTTTTCTTAATTATATCTATAATTCTTTCATCTACAAATATATCCAATCTAGCTCCTACTGTTGCTGCCTCTCTTACAGAACTTGAACTTAAGTACATATACTCTCTAGCTGCAGGTACAAATATAGTTTCTATCTCTCCATAAGATAGATCGTGATTTACAAAAGCATAACCTAACTCATATTCAAAATCAGATACAGCTCTCAATCCTCTAATAATTATCTCAGCACCATTTTTCTTCATAAACTCTATTAAAAGTCCATCAAAACTTTTAACTTCAACTTTATCTCCAAA from Candidatus Fusobacterium pullicola includes:
- the disA gene encoding DNA integrity scanning diadenylate cyclase DisA, encoding MDSKKLEEMLSFVIPGTALREGLNNILEAGLGALIVVGYDENVEKISDGGFYLACDFTPERVYELAKMDGAIILDDECKKIMYANVHLQPDRKYTSTESGTRHRTAQRTGQQTEKLVIAVSERRNVITLYKENIRYRLKDIGSIGNEASQAIKTMERYKSVLDRALANLTILELENTVTLYDVATALQRFEMLRRIGDEVNSCVVELGVEGRLLNLQFQDLNQDIEEDEYDLIRDYIEDGIDYKEVRERMKSLDDEELLQLENFSHALGYGKSYSLLDNEVSPKGYRLLGRISKLTKKDIEKLIGKYNGISKLQDVPDEELSDMKISKVKIKALKSGLKRLKLTVELEKV
- the cdd gene encoding cytidine deaminase is translated as MQKIFEDYKDILDKAFEVMEKAYAPYSKYHVGACIKTTDGKYHVGANIENASYGLTNCAERSALFHVYSLGYREDDIESMAVVTRGNTLGSPCGACRQVMVELLKNDTPVVIANTSSQAIITNIAELLPFSFTSEDLK
- the deoD gene encoding purine-nucleoside phosphorylase, which encodes MTPHNNAKIGEIAKNVLMPGDPLRAKFIAETFLDNIKLVNSVRNMLAYTGTYKGKEITVMASGMGMPSIGIYSYELFNVYGVENIVRVGSSGSYVDKLDVYDVVLADSAWSESTFARTQNGYESDTVYPDKELNEKIIATAKRLGIPLHVEKIHSSDVFYAESNVDGYKEHFAKHGCTCVEMESFALFHNAKVLGKKAACLLTISDSFTSHKVTTPEERQTAFTKMMEIALETFVD
- the radA gene encoding DNA repair protein RadA — protein: MAKTKSFYVCSECGYKASKWAGKCPQCGSWGSFEEELEVSSSVGAPIVSSVTSIRETSEKVFSFDEVITEESDRYKTRIGEFDRVLGGGLLCGEVVLITGNPGIGKSTLLLQVANEYTAYGDVIYISGEESPAQVKNRGERLKIKSKNLFLMSETDISKIYEYLISKKPKVVIVDSIQTLYNSIVDSIPGTPTQIRECTLKIIELAKKYGISFFIVGHITKDGKVAGPKLLEHMVDAVFNFEGEEGLFYRILRSTKNRFGSTNELAVFSMEEDGMKEIKNSSEYFLSEREEKNIGSMVVPVLEGTKVFLLEIQTLLTDVTIGIPKRIVQGFDRNRIQILTAIAEKKMYMSLAMKDIFVNIPGGLNIEDPAADLAVLISMLSIYKGVEISQKIAAIGELGLRGEIRKVFFIDKRLRELEKLGFKGVYIPEANRKEIEKNNYNLKLIYLKNLEELLERMNKDGQ
- the coaD gene encoding pantetheine-phosphate adenylyltransferase, encoding MKIGVYAGSFDPITKGHLDVIKKSLKITDKLIVAVMNNTNKKCWFSLEERKQMIDILVSEFGDKVEVKSFDGLLIEFMKKNGAEIIIRGLRAVSDFEYELGYAFVNHDLSYGEIETIFVPAAREYMYLSSSSVREAATVGARLDIFVDERIIDIIKKKAESLKG
- the udp gene encoding uridine phosphorylase, which produces MKYAEEGMQYHIGLRKGDVGKYVILPGDPKRCEKIAKHFDNAKLIADSREYVTYTGYLDGVKVSVTSTGIGGPSASIALEELVRVGADTFLRVGTCGGMQPEIMGGDLVIATGAIRMEGTSKEYAPIEFPAVANLDITNALVQAAKELKKKYHVGIVQCKDAFYGQHEPETKPVDYELINKWNAWVRLGCKASEMESAALFVVGDYLKVRVGSSFLVVANQEREKLGLENPVIHDTESAIEITVQAIRNLIKQDKEAGIL
- a CDS encoding phosphopentomutase, which translates into the protein MKRYKRVFTIVLDSLGIGAMKDSEKFGDVGVDTLGNIAKSVSALHIPNLQKLGLANLHPIDNVDSISNPLGYFAALNETSVGKDTMTGHWEMMGLNIQTPFKTFTDTGFPKELIDELEKRCGRKVVGNKSASGTEILDEYGEHEIATGDMIVYTSADSVLQICGHEKYMGLDNLYKYCEIARELTMKDEWKVGRIIARPYVGEKKGEFKRTSNRHDYALKPFGKTALDSLKEAGFSVISVGKINDIFDGEGITETHKSKSSVHGMEQTIELAEKDFTGLCFVNLVDFDALWGHRRNPQGYAEELEKFDKNLGVLLSKLKDDDLLILTADHGNDPTYIGTDHTREKVPFIAYSPSFNKNGNLGEFDTFAVIGATIVDNFELNMPTNTIGYSILDKLN
- a CDS encoding NupC/NupG family nucleoside CNT transporter, with the protein product MKGTIILIGIVVLFGLLYLISSHKKEIKFSIVIKGILAQFIIALLLVKFPFGRTVVSKVSDVVTQILSYGFNGLSFVFGSLADPSQPTGFIFIIGALGNIIFLSAFVAALFYLGILGTIVKVIGKVVGKILGTTQVESFVAVANMFLGQTESPILVSKYLGNMTQSEIMVVLVSGMGSMSATIIGGYTALGIPMEYLLTASALVPFGSIAISKVLLPEVEHAKVVENVSMDRKGHHENIISAVTEGAVNGIQAVIAIAASLVAFISIVSLINGILGTFGMSLERIFSYIFSPFGFFMGLDGENIFYAGELLGFKLVLNEFVAFQNLGQHIASLDYRTGLMLSIAMAGFANFSSMGICISGISILCPEKRPVLARLAFKAMIGGFAVSILSAMVVGFITII
- the deoC gene encoding deoxyribose-phosphate aldolase yields the protein MDRKKILNAVDHTLLTQSATWEDIKQILDDGIKYEVASACIPASYVKKAKEYVDGKLAICTVIGFPNGYSTTAVKVFETEDAIKNGADEIDMVINIGDVKNRDYQSILNEIKTIHKACNGKILKVIIETCLLTEEEKIKMCEIVTQSGAEYIKTSTGFSTGGATFDDIALMKKYVGKDVKIKAAGGISSLEDAAKFMELGADRLGTSRIVKIIKGENAENMY